From the Candidatus Brocadiia bacterium genome, one window contains:
- a CDS encoding tetratricopeptide repeat protein codes for MMLNMKKKDDTGFQDFELRLYESAVRGNPNNIPALSALGSLYTRMSQLEKALEIDKRLVTLIPEDSVCHYNLACSFALMNQPDKAFNELEMAILLGYNNLEHMLKDPDFNSIRNDLRFQEIAKKLSSKPS; via the coding sequence ATGATGCTTAATATGAAGAAAAAAGATGACACCGGTTTTCAGGATTTCGAACTGCGGCTTTACGAGTCGGCCGTCCGGGGCAATCCCAATAACATCCCGGCCTTGTCGGCATTAGGCTCTCTTTATACCCGGATGTCCCAGCTGGAAAAAGCCCTGGAAATCGACAAACGCCTGGTAACCCTGATACCCGAGGATTCGGTCTGCCATTACAACCTGGCCTGCTCGTTCGCCCTGATGAACCAGCCCGATAAAGCCTTCAACGAGCTGGAGATGGCCATCCTGTTAGGTTATAATAATCTGGAACATATGTTAAAAGACCCGGATTTTAACAGCATCAGAAACGACCTCAGATTCCAGGAAATCGCCAAGAAGCTTTCTTCCAAACCAAGCTGA